One genomic segment of Syngnathus acus chromosome 1, fSynAcu1.2, whole genome shotgun sequence includes these proteins:
- the LOC119128159 gene encoding multidrug and toxin extrusion protein 1-like isoform X2 — protein MVETSEEVISQMMIFMISIISMVFCGHLGKTQFAAVSLAIAVVNVTGIAVGTGLSLTCDTLISQTFGSGNLKRVGVILQRGVLNLLLACFPCWAVLINTEPFLLAVKQSPEVASLAQMYVKIVMPSLPAAFMYQLLGRYLQNQGIIWPQVVTGVIGNILNAFVNYVFLHLLQLGVPGSAAANAMSQCVFSIILLAYVWWKGLHKATWGGWSRECLEEWGPFVKLAMPSMLMFCLEWWAFEVGGCLAGIISEIELGAQSVIYNLTVVAFMFPIGMAAGASVRVGNALGAGNSVQAKLSCKVSIICTSAVACCVGLSLTLSRNVIGYIFTTDPDILKRTADVMVVFAVMHLADAIAGVSGGVFRGVGKQKVGAVSNLVGHYFIGFPIGVSLLFKTQLGVVGLWTGLTICVVLQAIFFVAYLCRLDWRKAANDAQRRAGVQVKVEDTVEMLDCEPDSKTALVPAPSPRCESTAEDQQIPDQHETAVTIVGDVLTVKQLLLRRSLVLLVMIVICVAGIMTSHFLVGQLK, from the exons ATGGTTGAGACTTCTGAAGAG GTCATTTCCCAGATGATGATCTTCATGATCAGTATCATCAGCATGGTGTTTTGTGGTCATCTAGggaaaacacaatttgcaGCTGTATCACTGGCAATTGCG GTGGTTAATGTGACTGGCATTGCCGTTGGGACTGGCTTGTCATTGACCTGTGACACCCTTATATCTCAG ACCTTTGGAAGTGGAAACCTGAAGCGTGTGGGGGTGATCCTTCAGAGAGGGGTTCTGAATCTCCTTCTGGCGTGTTTCCCCTGCTGGGCTGTTCTCATCAATACTGAACCCTTTTTACTTGCCGTTAAACAGAGCCCAGAGGTTGCCAG TCTGGCACAAATGTATGTGAAGATCGTCATGCCTTCTCTGCCA GCGGCATTTATGTACCAGCTGCTGGGAAGATATCTTCAGAACCAG ggaATTATTTGGCCTCAGGTCGTAACCGGTGTAAttggaaacattttaaacgCATTTGTCAATTatgtttttctccatcttcTGCAACTGGGAGTTCC TGGGTCTGCCGCAGCAAATGCAATGTCACAGTGTGTTTTTTCCATCATCCTACTGGCCTATGTTTGGTGGAAGGG gTTGCACAAAGCCACATGGGGAG GCTGGTCCCGTGAGTGTCTCGAGGAGTGGGGACCCTTTGTCAAGCTGGCCATGCCAAGCATGCTCATGTTTTGCCTTGAGTGGTGGGCATTTGAAGTGGGAGGATGTCTTGCTGGCATAATTAGTGAAATTGAGTTGGGAGCCCAATCTGTGATCTATAACCTGACTGTTGTGGCTTTCATG tTCCCCATTGGAATGGCAGCTGGAGCTAGTGTCCGTGTAGGGAATGCTCTTGGTGCAGGAAACAGTGTGCAAGCCAAGTTGTCTTGTAAAGTTTCCATCATCTGTACAT CTGCAGTCGCCTGTTGTGTTGGACTTAGCCTTACACTATCCAGAAATGTAATTGGCTACATTTTCACCACAGATCC AGACATTTTAAAGAGGACTGCTGACGTCATGGTTGTTTTTGCCGTCATGCATCTTGCTGATGCTATTGCG GGTGTGAGTGGAGGTGTTTTTCgaggagttggaaaacaaaaggtCGGTGCTGTGTCCAACCTGGTTGGACACTACTTCATTGGCTTTCCAATAGGTGTGTCTTTATTGTTTAAGACACAATTGGGCGTTGTAG GACTTTGGACTGGTCTTACGATCTGTGTGGTACTGCAGGCTATTTTCTTCGTGGCATATTTGTGCCGTCTTGATTGGAGAAAGGCTGCCAATGAT GCTCAAAGGAGAGCAGGTGTTCAGGTCAAGGTTGAAGACACGGTGGAAATGCTAGACTGCGAGCCAG ACTCTAAAACTGCATTGGTTCCTGCTCCTTCACCCAGATGTGAGAGTACTGCAGAGGACCAACAGATTCCAGACCAGCATGAAACTGCAGTCACCATAGTCGGTGATGTTCTCACAGTGAAACAACTGCTTTTACGTCGTAGCTTGGTTCTACTTGTCATGATTGTCATCTGTGTGGCTGGAATCATGACCAGTCACTTCCTTGTCGGACAATTGAAGTGA
- the LOC119128159 gene encoding multidrug and toxin extrusion protein 1-like isoform X1 encodes MVETSEEVRQDSEANRASSCGLWLGRIRGFIPSSFRTEVILLLKLAGPVVISQMMIFMISIISMVFCGHLGKTQFAAVSLAIAVVNVTGIAVGTGLSLTCDTLISQTFGSGNLKRVGVILQRGVLNLLLACFPCWAVLINTEPFLLAVKQSPEVASLAQMYVKIVMPSLPAAFMYQLLGRYLQNQGIIWPQVVTGVIGNILNAFVNYVFLHLLQLGVPGSAAANAMSQCVFSIILLAYVWWKGLHKATWGGWSRECLEEWGPFVKLAMPSMLMFCLEWWAFEVGGCLAGIISEIELGAQSVIYNLTVVAFMFPIGMAAGASVRVGNALGAGNSVQAKLSCKVSIICTSAVACCVGLSLTLSRNVIGYIFTTDPDILKRTADVMVVFAVMHLADAIAGVSGGVFRGVGKQKVGAVSNLVGHYFIGFPIGVSLLFKTQLGVVGLWTGLTICVVLQAIFFVAYLCRLDWRKAANDAQRRAGVQVKVEDTVEMLDCEPDSKTALVPAPSPRCESTAEDQQIPDQHETAVTIVGDVLTVKQLLLRRSLVLLVMIVICVAGIMTSHFLVGQLK; translated from the exons ATGGTTGAGACTTCTGAAGAGGTGAGGCAAGATTCAGAGGCGAATAGAGCCTCTTCTTGCGGCCTGTGGTTGGGACGCATTAGAGGATTCATCCCGTCCAGTTTCCGCACCGAAGTGATTCTCCTTTTGAAGCTGGCAGGACCTGTG GTCATTTCCCAGATGATGATCTTCATGATCAGTATCATCAGCATGGTGTTTTGTGGTCATCTAGggaaaacacaatttgcaGCTGTATCACTGGCAATTGCG GTGGTTAATGTGACTGGCATTGCCGTTGGGACTGGCTTGTCATTGACCTGTGACACCCTTATATCTCAG ACCTTTGGAAGTGGAAACCTGAAGCGTGTGGGGGTGATCCTTCAGAGAGGGGTTCTGAATCTCCTTCTGGCGTGTTTCCCCTGCTGGGCTGTTCTCATCAATACTGAACCCTTTTTACTTGCCGTTAAACAGAGCCCAGAGGTTGCCAG TCTGGCACAAATGTATGTGAAGATCGTCATGCCTTCTCTGCCA GCGGCATTTATGTACCAGCTGCTGGGAAGATATCTTCAGAACCAG ggaATTATTTGGCCTCAGGTCGTAACCGGTGTAAttggaaacattttaaacgCATTTGTCAATTatgtttttctccatcttcTGCAACTGGGAGTTCC TGGGTCTGCCGCAGCAAATGCAATGTCACAGTGTGTTTTTTCCATCATCCTACTGGCCTATGTTTGGTGGAAGGG gTTGCACAAAGCCACATGGGGAG GCTGGTCCCGTGAGTGTCTCGAGGAGTGGGGACCCTTTGTCAAGCTGGCCATGCCAAGCATGCTCATGTTTTGCCTTGAGTGGTGGGCATTTGAAGTGGGAGGATGTCTTGCTGGCATAATTAGTGAAATTGAGTTGGGAGCCCAATCTGTGATCTATAACCTGACTGTTGTGGCTTTCATG tTCCCCATTGGAATGGCAGCTGGAGCTAGTGTCCGTGTAGGGAATGCTCTTGGTGCAGGAAACAGTGTGCAAGCCAAGTTGTCTTGTAAAGTTTCCATCATCTGTACAT CTGCAGTCGCCTGTTGTGTTGGACTTAGCCTTACACTATCCAGAAATGTAATTGGCTACATTTTCACCACAGATCC AGACATTTTAAAGAGGACTGCTGACGTCATGGTTGTTTTTGCCGTCATGCATCTTGCTGATGCTATTGCG GGTGTGAGTGGAGGTGTTTTTCgaggagttggaaaacaaaaggtCGGTGCTGTGTCCAACCTGGTTGGACACTACTTCATTGGCTTTCCAATAGGTGTGTCTTTATTGTTTAAGACACAATTGGGCGTTGTAG GACTTTGGACTGGTCTTACGATCTGTGTGGTACTGCAGGCTATTTTCTTCGTGGCATATTTGTGCCGTCTTGATTGGAGAAAGGCTGCCAATGAT GCTCAAAGGAGAGCAGGTGTTCAGGTCAAGGTTGAAGACACGGTGGAAATGCTAGACTGCGAGCCAG ACTCTAAAACTGCATTGGTTCCTGCTCCTTCACCCAGATGTGAGAGTACTGCAGAGGACCAACAGATTCCAGACCAGCATGAAACTGCAGTCACCATAGTCGGTGATGTTCTCACAGTGAAACAACTGCTTTTACGTCGTAGCTTGGTTCTACTTGTCATGATTGTCATCTGTGTGGCTGGAATCATGACCAGTCACTTCCTTGTCGGACAATTGAAGTGA